The Aedes aegypti strain LVP_AGWG chromosome 1, AaegL5.0 Primary Assembly, whole genome shotgun sequence sequence gttcagggcgactggaagcggtTGGCTCAgaaccgagcccagtggagaagaattatacattcggcgtagattcaacgtagcggacTGTTACAGTAgcaagtaagtttttttttaaaccagtGAAGCAAAATGTCCTACTTTCTAAAATAACTTTCTGGTGAGCctaaaataagataaaattCTTCTAACACAGATTTCTGATTGGAATTTTCGAAGATCAACTTGATTCGGAAtttagtttcaatttttttattggattcATAAACAATTGATAAGACCCTTCTTTCTTCTACAATTTGAAGAATGGTGGTTGAAATCCAGAGCTTAATGTGGTTTCATGCTATGCCACTAAACAGGTGCAGTAAGATGTAATccaaaatgagtttttcatcaaaaaatatagTAGAAAATGTAGGTAAAATAACTGCACAGATGTATAAATTAGACATAaaattatccaaatttttcaatACACAATCAAAACGATAGACATTGATCAGAGTTTTTTCGTACAATTAAAAAAGAGGTAACCGTGTGAAACCAGATTACGAATAGACAGGTTTTCCCTCCTTATCCCatgattttttcatcttctggAAAGCGAAGAACATGTACAAAGCTGCAAAACAGAAGACCATTATTGAATTGGTGACTTTACGAGAGAATTATTCAGTCTACTTACTGCTAGCTTCCCACTCCGACTTGGACAGCGTCCCGACCTTGGTGTGGCGTCCGTCCTTCCGGTCCAGATACTGCTGGGCGTGTCGGTACTCTTCCCGGTTCTGCTGCCGCTCGCGGTCATCCCTCGAGAAGCCCGGGAACGTTTCGAGCGCTTGCATCTTCTCGAGCAGTCCGCGCCCACTGGAAACCGATTCCTCGTAGAACTCGTCGAACCGTTTCTTCTCCACCAGCCGGAGGCCAAACTTGAGGGCCAGCTTTACCAGTGTCGGGAAGTGGACCAGGAACTCCGGACAATCGACGACTCCGTCCAGCTGGAAGTTGTACTTAGCCCCGAAGAGCGGAGGCTTCTCCGTGTCGCACAAGAAGGAAATCTTGTACACATCGTTCCCGAAGCTGTCGCCTCCGGCTGCCCGTTGCCGTTTCATGATCTCGTTCGCATCCGGAATGGTCCCGATAAAGTATCCACCCTCCTTCAAGCATTCGGCGGCATTCTTCAGCATGAACTCGGCCTGTTTGAGCGATTCGAAGCAATAGTGGAACGCGAACTGGCAACTGACCAGATGGAGGTCAATCGACGGATCCCGGTACTTTTCCCTCAGCCGTTGAAGTGTGGCGTCAGCGGCGAAGAATTCTGCCGTAAACGGCTTCCCGCCCTGATCGTTTTTCTGGTTGATGTTGTTGTATCTGGCCTCGCACTGTTCAACGCTAACTTCCGCGATATCCGTGCAAATCAGATGCGTAATATTGCCCTTGATCCACTTGAGCAAGTCTCCTCCCTTGCCGCAACACATGTCCATCACCCTCAGGGGCGTTCCGAGCGCCGCTTTGTCCTTTATCCGGTCTAGATACCGATTGATCAAGATGCTCTTGATCCAGTTGTTGAAGTTTCGCATGTAGAATATCCTCGATTTGGACCTCTCGTATAGACCGCGTTCCTCGAGTTTGTTGTAGTGGGATGCGACCACAGTGGCATTGTCTCTCGGTTCCTTGGCCGGCGTCTGACCcgcatcgtcatcatcatccgAATCGTCGTTGGGACGTTTCATTCCGCGGTCATCGGCCACATTCGCCGCCGGCTGCCGCGCGACACTTTCCACCACTTCGTCGTCCGATTCACTGTCCTCGGAAAGACGATGGCCCTGCTGCTGCTGAATCAAATCCGATTTTTCCATTTCCGACATGTCTGCGAATTGCTGGCAAAAATTACATCAATTATAAGCACATATCATTAGAAACTCTTATGAATAATACCGAGATAATTCAGCACACAAGTTCCTACCTGCTTACTTTTTCTGATCCACGCACTACTGGAAAACTGCGGTAcgcgaaacgtcaaaaagtGTGTTTACCTACTGGATGCAGTTttgaaatgcatttttatgtttgTCATTTTGACAGCATGCACTTTTCGGATGAAAGATGTTCACGCGTACTGCCCAGCGGGGATAAGCAGATAGGTTTAAAACAGAAGGAGCTCATGGATCGCTACAGTACACGCTCGAAATGTATGTAcggtattggacaaaacatgtgtaactttttcggttttttgagtgat is a genomic window containing:
- the LOC5575231 gene encoding mRNA cap guanine-N7 methyltransferase — translated: MSEMEKSDLIQQQQGHRLSEDSESDDEVVESVARQPAANVADDRGMKRPNDDSDDDDDAGQTPAKEPRDNATVVASHYNKLEERGLYERSKSRIFYMRNFNNWIKSILINRYLDRIKDKAALGTPLRVMDMCCGKGGDLLKWIKGNITHLICTDIAEVSVEQCEARYNNINQKNDQGGKPFTAEFFAADATLQRLREKYRDPSIDLHLVSCQFAFHYCFESLKQAEFMLKNAAECLKEGGYFIGTIPDANEIMKRQRAAGGDSFGNDVYKISFLCDTEKPPLFGAKYNFQLDGVVDCPEFLVHFPTLVKLALKFGLRLVEKKRFDEFYEESVSSGRGLLEKMQALETFPGFSRDDRERQQNREEYRHAQQYLDRKDGRHTKVGTLSKSEWEASTLYMFFAFQKMKKSWDKEGKPVYS